A single region of the Sorghum bicolor cultivar BTx623 chromosome 7, Sorghum_bicolor_NCBIv3, whole genome shotgun sequence genome encodes:
- the LOC8086096 gene encoding agamous-like MADS-box protein AGL29, with amino-acid sequence MVKGKSTKGRQRIEMKRIKGEEARQVCFSKRRPSLFKKASELSTLCGAEVAVVTFSPGGKCWSFGHPSTLSVADRFLAEHTLNGLTIGSESHGTQGLTGISHEMNQQVMELQQLMETEKRRKEKLVEAMDRESGGPVMQLLNANVSALGIHELEQLRKEICMVQDMVKERSREMLQDAMQTRRLPPQSPMHMAAMPSQVLSGILWIQRVMGVSGLMEKLTLMDIDKKGIKIGGIKAAIQGPGGTAGGGKSPG; translated from the exons ATGGTGAAGGGTAAGTCGACCAAGGGTAGGCAAAGGATTGAGATGAAGCGCATCAAAGGTGAGGAGGCACGGCAGGTATGCTTCTCCAAGCGCCGTccaagcttattcaagaaggcTAGCGAGCTTTCCACCCTATGCGGTGCAGAGGTTGCTGTTGTCACGTTCTCCCCTGGTGGCAAATGCTGGTCATTTGGCCATCCCTCTACTTTGTCTGTTGCTGACCGCTTCCTTGCCGAGCATACTTTGAATGGCCTCACCATTGGAAGTGAGAGCCATGGTACTCAAGGGTTGACCGGTATTAGTCATGAGATGAATCAGCAGGTTATGGAGTTGCAACAATTAATGGAGACCGagaagaggaggaaggagaagctaGTAGAGGCTATGGATAGGGAGAGTGGGGGGCCTGTAATGCAACTGTTGAATGCCAATGTTAGTGCATTAGGGATACATGAGTTGGAGCAGTTGAGAAAGGAGATTTGTATGGTACAAGACATGGTCAAGGAGAGGTCCCGCGAGATGCTGCAAGATGCCATGCAAACAAGAAGGCTGCCACCACAATCTCCTATGCATATGGCAGCAATGCCCTCGCAAGTTTTGTCTG GGATCCTTTGGATCCAGAGGGTTATGGGGGTGTCGGGGTTGATGGAGAAATTGACGCTGATGGATATTGATAAGAAGGGCATCAAGATCGGAGGCATAAAGGCAGCGATCCAGGGGCCCGGCGGAACTGCAGGCGGTGGCAAAAGTCCTGGCTGA